The Tripterygium wilfordii isolate XIE 37 chromosome 4, ASM1340144v1, whole genome shotgun sequence genome has a window encoding:
- the LOC119997196 gene encoding brefeldin A-inhibited guanine nucleotide-exchange protein 5-like isoform X2 — MAAGGFLNRAFESMLKECSGRKYPDLQKAIQTYLDSAKEVNQRSASGRSNQASSSAGDGSLLETEVEAAKPETESDLSRTDQHAAEEARHDGKAVGVSGSISTALASAGYTLGEADTELVLNPLRLAFVTKNMKILEAALDCLHKLIAYDHLEGDPGLDGGENAPLFTDILNMVCNCVDNSSSESTILQVLKVLIAAVSSTKLRVHGEPLLAVIRVCYNIALNGKSPPNQGTSKAMLTQMVSTVFRRMENDPVTLSASGGSTEGTSLEKSNIKVEETSSFDQHEEGMSLGDALNQVKEASLTSVEELQNLAGGADIKGLEAVLDKAVHIEDGKKITRGIDLESMSIGQRDALLVFRTLCKMGMKEDNDEVTTKTRILSLELLQGLLEGVSKSFTKNFHFIDSVKAYLSYALLRASVAQSPVIFQYATGIFSVLLLRFRESLKGEIGIFFPLIVLRSLDNSECPINQKTSVLRMLEKVCGDPQMLVDVYVNYDCDLEAPNLFERMVTTLSKIAQGKQTADPNSVSVSQSNSVKGSSLQCLVNVLKSLVDWERSCRDLEKQSKSSQSLEEDVSTRESIETKIREDGPNNFEKAKAHKSTVEAAISEFNRRPVKGVEYLMANKLVENNPASVAQFLRNTPNLDKAMIGDYLGQHEEFPLSVMHAYVDSMKFSGMKFDMAIREFLKGFRLPGEAQKIDRIMEKFAERYCADNPGLFKNADTAYVLAYAVIMLNTDAHNPMVWPKMSKSDFTRMNAMNDAEDCASTELLEEIYDSIIKEEIKMKDETGSVGKSSKQKPYGEERGGLVSILNLALPKRNSSTDAKSESESIIKKTQAIIRNQGARRGVFYTVEHIEIVRPMVEAVGWPLLATFSVTMEEGENKPRVVLCMEGFKAGIHITYVLGMDTMRYAFLTSLVRFTFLHAPKEMRSKNVEALRTLLALCDSETDSLQDTWNAVLECVSRLEFITATPSIAATVMHGSNQISRDAVIQSLKELAGKPAEKVFVNSVKLPSESVVEFFTALCGVSAEELKQTPARVFSLQKLVEISYYNMARIRLVWARIWSVLANHFISAGSHHDEKIAMYSIDSLRQLGMKYLERAELANFTFQNDILKPFVVLMRNSRSESIRSLIVDCIVQMIKSKVGSIKSGWRSVFMIFTAAADDELESIVESAFENVEQVILEHFDQVVGDCFMDCVNCLIRFANNKTSHRISLKAIALLRICEDRLAEGLIPGGALKPIDTTVDETFDVTEHYWFPMLAGLSDLTSDPRPEVRSCALEVLFDLLNERGRKFSSSFWESIFHRVLFPIFDQVRHAGKESLVSSGDEWFRETSIHSLQLLCNLFNTFYKEVCFMLPPLLSLLLDCAKKTDQTVVSISLGALVHLIEVGGHQFSESDWETLLKSIRDASYTTQPLELLNALGFENPMPFVKSDADGEVNNHRLEVGDNGNITPRASPSALVVRTDLNGSEGLPSPSKIATGSAGLQKTQSISQKFMANMMDNIFLRRNSKSDNHISDASVPSSPAKVSDAVENDVKEEEESPLMGTVRGKCITQLLLLGAIDSIQRKYWSKLKVPQRMAVMDILLSLLEFATSYNSYSNLRVRMNRIPVERPPLNLLRQELVGTGIYLDVLQKTTSGISASEEQNVESNGSQDVKTDSSTAADPQVEDKFQRTAEEKLVSFCEQVLRDASDLQSSLGETTNMEIHRVLELRSPIIVKVLKGMCFMNHQIFRRHLREFYPLLTKLVCCDQMDVRGALGDLFRVQLKALLP, encoded by the exons ATGGCCGCAGGAGGTTTCTTGAACCGTGCGTTCGAGTCTATGCTCAAAGAATGTTCTGGCAGGAAGTACCCCGATCTTCAAAAGGCTATTCAGACTTATTTAG ATAGTGCAAAGGAAGTGAATCAGCGTTCTGCATCCGGTAGGTCAAATCAAGCATCATCATCAGCTGGAGATGGGAG TTTACTCGAGACGGAAGTGGAAGCTGCAAAACCTGAAACAGAGTCAGATTTGTCACGCACAGATCAGCATGCTGCTGAAGAGGCACGGCATGATGGCAAGGCAGTGGGTGTCAGTGGAAGCATTTCAACCGCCTTAGCTAGTGCTGGGTACACCTTAGGGGAAGCTGATACAGAGCTTGTCTTAAATCCACTTCGTCTTGCATTTGTAACCAAGAATATGAAAATTCTGGAAGCCGCTTTGGACTGTCTTCAT AAACTTATCGCATATGATCATTTAGAGGGAGATCCAGGTTTAGATGGCGGTGAAAATGCCCCACTTTTTACTGATATTCTGAACATGGTATGCAATTGTGTTGATAACTCGTCCTCTGAGAG TACCATCCTGCAAGTGTTGAAGGTACTTATAGCTGCTGTGTCATCCACAAAGTTGAGAG TACATGGAGAGCCTTTGCTTGCTGTCATCAGGGTTTGCTACAATATTGCTCTTAACGG CAAGAGCCCTCCTAATCAGGGTACATCAAAGGCCATGCTGACACAGATGGTTAGCACTGTATTCAGGAGAATGGAAAATGATCCT GTCACCTTGTCTGCCTCTGGCGGGAGCACAGAAGGTACTTCATTGGAAAAATCGAACATAAAAGTTGAAGAGACTTCATCATTTGACCAACATGAGGAAGGAATGAGTTTGGGAGATGCACTTAACCAGGTCAAAGAGGCATCTCTTACATCAGTCGAGGAACTCCAAAATCTCGCCGGTGGTGCTGATATCAAG GGTCTGGAGGCTGTTCTTGACAAAGCTGTGCATATTGAGGATGGCAAAAAGATAACAAG AGGTATTGACCTTGAGAGCATGAGCATAGGACAACGGGATGCTTTATTGGTTTTCCGCACCCTCTGCAAG ATGGGAATGAAGGAAGACAATGATGAAGTCACGACCAAGACACGTATTCTATCTCTTGAGCTTCTGCAG GGTTTATTAGAAGGGGTTAGCAAGTCATTTACAAAGAACTTCCATTTTATTGATTCGGTAAAGGCGTATCTCTCTTACGCTTTGTTGCGGGCTTCAGTTGCTCAATCTCCCGTCATTTTCCAG TATGCAACTGGAATCTTCTCAGTGCTATTGTTACGATTCAGGGAAAGTCTTAAG GGGGAAATTGGCATCTTCTTTCCCTTGATAGTTCTACGATCGTTGGATAACTCGGAATGTCCCATCAATCAGAAAACAAGTGTTCTCAG GATGCTGGAGAAAGTTTGTGGGGATCCCCAGATGTTGGTTGATGTGTATGTCAATTATGACTGTGATCTTGAAGCACCGAATTTGTTTGAGCGCATG GTTACCACTCTATCTAAAATAGCTCAGGGGAAACAAACTGCAGATCCTAATTCTGTTTCTGTATCTCAAAGCAATTCGGTTAAAGGTTCATCACTTCAG TGCCTTGTAAATGTGCTCAAGTCACTGGTTGATTGGGAGAGGTCATGCAGAGATTTAGAAAAGCAGAGTAAAAGTTCACAGTCTCTTGAAGAGGATGTTTCAACTAGAGAATCTATTGAGACAAAAATAAGGGAAGATGGTCCAAATAATTTTGAGAAGGCAAAGGCTCATAAATCTACTGTGGAAGCTGCCATATCAGAG TTCAACAGGCGTCCAGTAAAAGGAGTTGAGTATCTGATGGCCAATAAGTTGGTTGAAAACAATCCTGCTTCAGTTGCCCAATTTTTGCGAAACACTCCAAATTTGGACAAG GCTATGATTGGTGATTATTTGGGCCAGCATGAGGAGTTTCCCCTCTCTGTAATGCATGCTTATGTGGACTCCATGAAATTTTCAGGCATGAAGTTTGATATGGCAATCCGTGAGTTTCTTAAAGGATTCCGACTTCCAGGAGAAGCTCAGAAGATAGATCGCATCATGGAGAAGTTTGCAGAAAG ATATTGTGCAGACAATCCAGGTCTTTTCAAAAATGCAGATACTGCATATGTTCTTGCATATGCAGTTATAATGCTAAATACTGATGCCCATAACCCAATGGTGTGGCCTAAGATGTCGAAATCAGATTTCACACGTATGAATGCCATGAACGATGCCGAAGATTGTGCTTCAACAGAACTCCTAGAAGAAATTTATGATTCTATCATTAAGGAAGAGATAAAAATGAAAGATGAGACAGGTAGTGTAGGGAAAAGCAGCAAGCAGAAGCCATATGGTGAAGAAAGAGGTGGTCTTGTCAGCATTCTCAATCTGGCGCTGCCCAAAAGAAACTCATCAACTGATGCTAAGTCTGAGAGTGAATCAATTATCAAGAAAACTCAGGCGATAATCCGGAATCAGGGAGCAAGAAGAGGCGTTTTCTATACGGTAGAACACATAGAAATTGTGAGGCCTATGGTTGAAGCTGTTGGATGGCCTTTGCTTGCTACTTTCTCTGTTACGATGGAGGAAGGTGAAAATAAGCCGAGAGTTGTTCTCTGCATGGAAGGATTCAAAGCTGGAATACATATTACATATGTTCTTGGGATGGATACCATGCGCTATGCTTTTCTAACATCTCTAGTGAG ATTTACTTTCTTGCATGCCCCGAAGGAGATGCGTAGTAAGAATGTGGAAGCATTGCGGACTCTACTTGCTCTATGTGACTCTGAAACTGACTCCCTTCAAGACACATGGAATGCAGTTTTGGAATGTGTTTCTCGGCTTGAATTCATCACGGCAACACCTTCTATTGCTGCAACTGTCATGCATGGATCAAACCAGATCTCCCGAGATGCAGTTATTCAATCCTTAAAAGAGTTGGCTGGGAAGCCTGCTGAAAAAGTTTTTGTCAATAGTGTGAAGTTACCCAGTGAATCTGTTGTGGAATTTTTTACTGCCCTTTGCGGTGTATCGGCTGAGGAACTGAAACAAACTCCAGCCCGCGTATTCAGCTTGCAAAAGCTTGTAGAGATAAGCTATTACAATATGGCTCGCATACGATTG GTCTGGGCTAGAATATGGTCTGTCTTGGCAAACCATTTTATTTCTGCTGGGAGCCATCATGATGAGAAAATTGCTATGTATTCCATAGATTCACTAAGGCAACTTGGTATGAAGTATCTTGAGCGTGCTGAACTTGCCAACTTCACATTTCAAAATGACATCCTCAAGCCATTTGTTGTTCTTATGCGGAATAGTCGAAGTGAATCCATAAGGAGCCTAATTGTTGACTGCATTGTTCAA ATGATAAAATCTAAAGTAGGAAGCATAAAATCTGGATGGCGCAgtgtttttatgatttttacagCAGCTGCGGATGATGAACTTGAATCCATTGTGGAAAGTGCATTTGAAAATGTTGAGCAGG TTATATTGGAACACTTTGATCAAGTAGTTGGGGATTGTTTCATGGATTGTGTCAATTGTCTTATCCGATTTGCTAATAATAAGACTTCTCACCGCATAAGTCTGAAGGCTATTGCTCTTCTTCGTATATGTGAGGACCGCCTAGCAGAG GGTCTTATTCCTGGTGGTGCTCTGAAGCCTATTGATACTACTGTAGATGAAACTTTTGATGTGACTGAGCACTATTGGTTCCCTATGCTGGCTGGCTTATCTGATCTGACATCAGATCCAAGACCTGAGGTCAGAAGTTGTGCCCTAGAAGTGTTGTTTGATTTGCTGAATGAAAGAGGTCGCAAATTCTCATCATCATTTTGGGAGAGCATTTTCCACCGGGTACTGTTTCCCATTTTTGATCAAGTGAGACATGCTGGGAAGGAAAGCTTGGTTTCTTCGGGAGATGAATGGTTTCGTGAAACCAGTATTCACTCACTTCAGTTGCTGTGCAATCTTTTTAACACATTTTACAAG GAAGTATGCTTTATGTTGCCACCACTATTGAGTTTGTTGTTGGACTGCGCAAAAAAGACTGATCAAACTGTGGTTTCAATATCTCTGGGTGCATTGGTGCATCTCATTGAAGTTGGAGGGCACCAGTTCAGTGAAAGTGACTGGGAGACGCTGTTGAAAAGCATAAG GGATGCTTCATACACAACCCAACCACTTGAGCTGCTCAATGCATTGGGTTTTGAGAACCCGATGCCTTTTGTAAAGTCAGATGCTGACGGGGAAGTAAATAACCATCGATTGGAAGTTGGTGACAATGGAAACATAACTCCCCGAGCATCCCCAAGTGCTTTAGTAGTGCGGACTGATTTGAATGGATCAGAAG GTCTGCCGTCACCATCAAAAATTGCTACTGGATCTGCGGGCCTTCAAAAGACTCAATCTATTAGTCAGAAATTTATGGCAAACATGATGGACAACATATTTCTTCGACGTAACTCTAAGTCTGATAATCATATTTCAGATGCTTCGGTACCCTCTTCTCCGGCTAAG GTTTCTGATGCTGTGGAGAATGATgtgaaagaagaagaggaaagtcCACTAATGGGAACTGTTAGGGGCAAATGCATCACTCAATTATTACTGCTTGGTGCCATTGATAGTATCCAG AGGAAGTACTGGAGCAAGTTGAAAGTACCACAAAGGATGGCTGTAATGGACATTTTGTTATCTTTGTTAGAGTTTGCCACGTCATATAATTCATATTCCAACCTCAGAGTTCGTATGAACCGCATTCCTGTTGAAAG GCctccccttaatctccttcgTCAGGAATTAGTAGGAACTGGCATATATCTGGATGTCTTACAGAAAACAACTTCAGGAATTTCTGCCAGCGAGGAGCAAAATGTGGAGTCCAATGGCTCTCAGGATGTCAAAACAGATTCAAGCACAGCAGCAGATCCCCAAGTAGAAGATAAATTTCAAAGAACAGCAGAGGAGAAATTGGTATCTTTCTGTGAGCAGGTGCTGAGGGATGCATCTGATCTCCAGTCCAGTTTAGGGGAGACTACTAATATGGAAATTCATCGAGTTCTGGAGCTACGTTCTCCAATTATTGTTAAG GTGCTTAAGGGCATGTGCTTTATGAACCATCAGATTTTCAGAAGACACCTGAGGGAGTTCTATCCCTTGCTTACGAAACTTGTTTGTTGTGACCAG ATGGACGTTCGAGGAGCACTTGGTGATTTGTTTAGGGTGCAGTTGAAAGCTCTCTTGCCGTAA
- the LOC119997196 gene encoding brefeldin A-inhibited guanine nucleotide-exchange protein 5-like isoform X1, which produces MAAGGFLNRAFESMLKECSGRKYPDLQKAIQTYLDSAKEVNQRSASGRSNQASSSAGDGSLLETEVEAAKPETESDLSRTDQHAAEEARHDGKAVGVSGSISTALASAGYTLGEADTELVLNPLRLAFVTKNMKILEAALDCLHKLIAYDHLEGDPGLDGGENAPLFTDILNMVCNCVDNSSSESTILQVLKVLIAAVSSTKLRVHGEPLLAVIRVCYNIALNGKSPPNQGTSKAMLTQMVSTVFRRMENDPEIQVTLSASGGSTEGTSLEKSNIKVEETSSFDQHEEGMSLGDALNQVKEASLTSVEELQNLAGGADIKGLEAVLDKAVHIEDGKKITRGIDLESMSIGQRDALLVFRTLCKMGMKEDNDEVTTKTRILSLELLQGLLEGVSKSFTKNFHFIDSVKAYLSYALLRASVAQSPVIFQYATGIFSVLLLRFRESLKGEIGIFFPLIVLRSLDNSECPINQKTSVLRMLEKVCGDPQMLVDVYVNYDCDLEAPNLFERMVTTLSKIAQGKQTADPNSVSVSQSNSVKGSSLQCLVNVLKSLVDWERSCRDLEKQSKSSQSLEEDVSTRESIETKIREDGPNNFEKAKAHKSTVEAAISEFNRRPVKGVEYLMANKLVENNPASVAQFLRNTPNLDKAMIGDYLGQHEEFPLSVMHAYVDSMKFSGMKFDMAIREFLKGFRLPGEAQKIDRIMEKFAERYCADNPGLFKNADTAYVLAYAVIMLNTDAHNPMVWPKMSKSDFTRMNAMNDAEDCASTELLEEIYDSIIKEEIKMKDETGSVGKSSKQKPYGEERGGLVSILNLALPKRNSSTDAKSESESIIKKTQAIIRNQGARRGVFYTVEHIEIVRPMVEAVGWPLLATFSVTMEEGENKPRVVLCMEGFKAGIHITYVLGMDTMRYAFLTSLVRFTFLHAPKEMRSKNVEALRTLLALCDSETDSLQDTWNAVLECVSRLEFITATPSIAATVMHGSNQISRDAVIQSLKELAGKPAEKVFVNSVKLPSESVVEFFTALCGVSAEELKQTPARVFSLQKLVEISYYNMARIRLVWARIWSVLANHFISAGSHHDEKIAMYSIDSLRQLGMKYLERAELANFTFQNDILKPFVVLMRNSRSESIRSLIVDCIVQMIKSKVGSIKSGWRSVFMIFTAAADDELESIVESAFENVEQVILEHFDQVVGDCFMDCVNCLIRFANNKTSHRISLKAIALLRICEDRLAEGLIPGGALKPIDTTVDETFDVTEHYWFPMLAGLSDLTSDPRPEVRSCALEVLFDLLNERGRKFSSSFWESIFHRVLFPIFDQVRHAGKESLVSSGDEWFRETSIHSLQLLCNLFNTFYKEVCFMLPPLLSLLLDCAKKTDQTVVSISLGALVHLIEVGGHQFSESDWETLLKSIRDASYTTQPLELLNALGFENPMPFVKSDADGEVNNHRLEVGDNGNITPRASPSALVVRTDLNGSEGLPSPSKIATGSAGLQKTQSISQKFMANMMDNIFLRRNSKSDNHISDASVPSSPAKVSDAVENDVKEEEESPLMGTVRGKCITQLLLLGAIDSIQRKYWSKLKVPQRMAVMDILLSLLEFATSYNSYSNLRVRMNRIPVERPPLNLLRQELVGTGIYLDVLQKTTSGISASEEQNVESNGSQDVKTDSSTAADPQVEDKFQRTAEEKLVSFCEQVLRDASDLQSSLGETTNMEIHRVLELRSPIIVKVLKGMCFMNHQIFRRHLREFYPLLTKLVCCDQMDVRGALGDLFRVQLKALLP; this is translated from the exons ATGGCCGCAGGAGGTTTCTTGAACCGTGCGTTCGAGTCTATGCTCAAAGAATGTTCTGGCAGGAAGTACCCCGATCTTCAAAAGGCTATTCAGACTTATTTAG ATAGTGCAAAGGAAGTGAATCAGCGTTCTGCATCCGGTAGGTCAAATCAAGCATCATCATCAGCTGGAGATGGGAG TTTACTCGAGACGGAAGTGGAAGCTGCAAAACCTGAAACAGAGTCAGATTTGTCACGCACAGATCAGCATGCTGCTGAAGAGGCACGGCATGATGGCAAGGCAGTGGGTGTCAGTGGAAGCATTTCAACCGCCTTAGCTAGTGCTGGGTACACCTTAGGGGAAGCTGATACAGAGCTTGTCTTAAATCCACTTCGTCTTGCATTTGTAACCAAGAATATGAAAATTCTGGAAGCCGCTTTGGACTGTCTTCAT AAACTTATCGCATATGATCATTTAGAGGGAGATCCAGGTTTAGATGGCGGTGAAAATGCCCCACTTTTTACTGATATTCTGAACATGGTATGCAATTGTGTTGATAACTCGTCCTCTGAGAG TACCATCCTGCAAGTGTTGAAGGTACTTATAGCTGCTGTGTCATCCACAAAGTTGAGAG TACATGGAGAGCCTTTGCTTGCTGTCATCAGGGTTTGCTACAATATTGCTCTTAACGG CAAGAGCCCTCCTAATCAGGGTACATCAAAGGCCATGCTGACACAGATGGTTAGCACTGTATTCAGGAGAATGGAAAATGATCCT GAAATTCAGGTCACCTTGTCTGCCTCTGGCGGGAGCACAGAAGGTACTTCATTGGAAAAATCGAACATAAAAGTTGAAGAGACTTCATCATTTGACCAACATGAGGAAGGAATGAGTTTGGGAGATGCACTTAACCAGGTCAAAGAGGCATCTCTTACATCAGTCGAGGAACTCCAAAATCTCGCCGGTGGTGCTGATATCAAG GGTCTGGAGGCTGTTCTTGACAAAGCTGTGCATATTGAGGATGGCAAAAAGATAACAAG AGGTATTGACCTTGAGAGCATGAGCATAGGACAACGGGATGCTTTATTGGTTTTCCGCACCCTCTGCAAG ATGGGAATGAAGGAAGACAATGATGAAGTCACGACCAAGACACGTATTCTATCTCTTGAGCTTCTGCAG GGTTTATTAGAAGGGGTTAGCAAGTCATTTACAAAGAACTTCCATTTTATTGATTCGGTAAAGGCGTATCTCTCTTACGCTTTGTTGCGGGCTTCAGTTGCTCAATCTCCCGTCATTTTCCAG TATGCAACTGGAATCTTCTCAGTGCTATTGTTACGATTCAGGGAAAGTCTTAAG GGGGAAATTGGCATCTTCTTTCCCTTGATAGTTCTACGATCGTTGGATAACTCGGAATGTCCCATCAATCAGAAAACAAGTGTTCTCAG GATGCTGGAGAAAGTTTGTGGGGATCCCCAGATGTTGGTTGATGTGTATGTCAATTATGACTGTGATCTTGAAGCACCGAATTTGTTTGAGCGCATG GTTACCACTCTATCTAAAATAGCTCAGGGGAAACAAACTGCAGATCCTAATTCTGTTTCTGTATCTCAAAGCAATTCGGTTAAAGGTTCATCACTTCAG TGCCTTGTAAATGTGCTCAAGTCACTGGTTGATTGGGAGAGGTCATGCAGAGATTTAGAAAAGCAGAGTAAAAGTTCACAGTCTCTTGAAGAGGATGTTTCAACTAGAGAATCTATTGAGACAAAAATAAGGGAAGATGGTCCAAATAATTTTGAGAAGGCAAAGGCTCATAAATCTACTGTGGAAGCTGCCATATCAGAG TTCAACAGGCGTCCAGTAAAAGGAGTTGAGTATCTGATGGCCAATAAGTTGGTTGAAAACAATCCTGCTTCAGTTGCCCAATTTTTGCGAAACACTCCAAATTTGGACAAG GCTATGATTGGTGATTATTTGGGCCAGCATGAGGAGTTTCCCCTCTCTGTAATGCATGCTTATGTGGACTCCATGAAATTTTCAGGCATGAAGTTTGATATGGCAATCCGTGAGTTTCTTAAAGGATTCCGACTTCCAGGAGAAGCTCAGAAGATAGATCGCATCATGGAGAAGTTTGCAGAAAG ATATTGTGCAGACAATCCAGGTCTTTTCAAAAATGCAGATACTGCATATGTTCTTGCATATGCAGTTATAATGCTAAATACTGATGCCCATAACCCAATGGTGTGGCCTAAGATGTCGAAATCAGATTTCACACGTATGAATGCCATGAACGATGCCGAAGATTGTGCTTCAACAGAACTCCTAGAAGAAATTTATGATTCTATCATTAAGGAAGAGATAAAAATGAAAGATGAGACAGGTAGTGTAGGGAAAAGCAGCAAGCAGAAGCCATATGGTGAAGAAAGAGGTGGTCTTGTCAGCATTCTCAATCTGGCGCTGCCCAAAAGAAACTCATCAACTGATGCTAAGTCTGAGAGTGAATCAATTATCAAGAAAACTCAGGCGATAATCCGGAATCAGGGAGCAAGAAGAGGCGTTTTCTATACGGTAGAACACATAGAAATTGTGAGGCCTATGGTTGAAGCTGTTGGATGGCCTTTGCTTGCTACTTTCTCTGTTACGATGGAGGAAGGTGAAAATAAGCCGAGAGTTGTTCTCTGCATGGAAGGATTCAAAGCTGGAATACATATTACATATGTTCTTGGGATGGATACCATGCGCTATGCTTTTCTAACATCTCTAGTGAG ATTTACTTTCTTGCATGCCCCGAAGGAGATGCGTAGTAAGAATGTGGAAGCATTGCGGACTCTACTTGCTCTATGTGACTCTGAAACTGACTCCCTTCAAGACACATGGAATGCAGTTTTGGAATGTGTTTCTCGGCTTGAATTCATCACGGCAACACCTTCTATTGCTGCAACTGTCATGCATGGATCAAACCAGATCTCCCGAGATGCAGTTATTCAATCCTTAAAAGAGTTGGCTGGGAAGCCTGCTGAAAAAGTTTTTGTCAATAGTGTGAAGTTACCCAGTGAATCTGTTGTGGAATTTTTTACTGCCCTTTGCGGTGTATCGGCTGAGGAACTGAAACAAACTCCAGCCCGCGTATTCAGCTTGCAAAAGCTTGTAGAGATAAGCTATTACAATATGGCTCGCATACGATTG GTCTGGGCTAGAATATGGTCTGTCTTGGCAAACCATTTTATTTCTGCTGGGAGCCATCATGATGAGAAAATTGCTATGTATTCCATAGATTCACTAAGGCAACTTGGTATGAAGTATCTTGAGCGTGCTGAACTTGCCAACTTCACATTTCAAAATGACATCCTCAAGCCATTTGTTGTTCTTATGCGGAATAGTCGAAGTGAATCCATAAGGAGCCTAATTGTTGACTGCATTGTTCAA ATGATAAAATCTAAAGTAGGAAGCATAAAATCTGGATGGCGCAgtgtttttatgatttttacagCAGCTGCGGATGATGAACTTGAATCCATTGTGGAAAGTGCATTTGAAAATGTTGAGCAGG TTATATTGGAACACTTTGATCAAGTAGTTGGGGATTGTTTCATGGATTGTGTCAATTGTCTTATCCGATTTGCTAATAATAAGACTTCTCACCGCATAAGTCTGAAGGCTATTGCTCTTCTTCGTATATGTGAGGACCGCCTAGCAGAG GGTCTTATTCCTGGTGGTGCTCTGAAGCCTATTGATACTACTGTAGATGAAACTTTTGATGTGACTGAGCACTATTGGTTCCCTATGCTGGCTGGCTTATCTGATCTGACATCAGATCCAAGACCTGAGGTCAGAAGTTGTGCCCTAGAAGTGTTGTTTGATTTGCTGAATGAAAGAGGTCGCAAATTCTCATCATCATTTTGGGAGAGCATTTTCCACCGGGTACTGTTTCCCATTTTTGATCAAGTGAGACATGCTGGGAAGGAAAGCTTGGTTTCTTCGGGAGATGAATGGTTTCGTGAAACCAGTATTCACTCACTTCAGTTGCTGTGCAATCTTTTTAACACATTTTACAAG GAAGTATGCTTTATGTTGCCACCACTATTGAGTTTGTTGTTGGACTGCGCAAAAAAGACTGATCAAACTGTGGTTTCAATATCTCTGGGTGCATTGGTGCATCTCATTGAAGTTGGAGGGCACCAGTTCAGTGAAAGTGACTGGGAGACGCTGTTGAAAAGCATAAG GGATGCTTCATACACAACCCAACCACTTGAGCTGCTCAATGCATTGGGTTTTGAGAACCCGATGCCTTTTGTAAAGTCAGATGCTGACGGGGAAGTAAATAACCATCGATTGGAAGTTGGTGACAATGGAAACATAACTCCCCGAGCATCCCCAAGTGCTTTAGTAGTGCGGACTGATTTGAATGGATCAGAAG GTCTGCCGTCACCATCAAAAATTGCTACTGGATCTGCGGGCCTTCAAAAGACTCAATCTATTAGTCAGAAATTTATGGCAAACATGATGGACAACATATTTCTTCGACGTAACTCTAAGTCTGATAATCATATTTCAGATGCTTCGGTACCCTCTTCTCCGGCTAAG GTTTCTGATGCTGTGGAGAATGATgtgaaagaagaagaggaaagtcCACTAATGGGAACTGTTAGGGGCAAATGCATCACTCAATTATTACTGCTTGGTGCCATTGATAGTATCCAG AGGAAGTACTGGAGCAAGTTGAAAGTACCACAAAGGATGGCTGTAATGGACATTTTGTTATCTTTGTTAGAGTTTGCCACGTCATATAATTCATATTCCAACCTCAGAGTTCGTATGAACCGCATTCCTGTTGAAAG GCctccccttaatctccttcgTCAGGAATTAGTAGGAACTGGCATATATCTGGATGTCTTACAGAAAACAACTTCAGGAATTTCTGCCAGCGAGGAGCAAAATGTGGAGTCCAATGGCTCTCAGGATGTCAAAACAGATTCAAGCACAGCAGCAGATCCCCAAGTAGAAGATAAATTTCAAAGAACAGCAGAGGAGAAATTGGTATCTTTCTGTGAGCAGGTGCTGAGGGATGCATCTGATCTCCAGTCCAGTTTAGGGGAGACTACTAATATGGAAATTCATCGAGTTCTGGAGCTACGTTCTCCAATTATTGTTAAG GTGCTTAAGGGCATGTGCTTTATGAACCATCAGATTTTCAGAAGACACCTGAGGGAGTTCTATCCCTTGCTTACGAAACTTGTTTGTTGTGACCAG ATGGACGTTCGAGGAGCACTTGGTGATTTGTTTAGGGTGCAGTTGAAAGCTCTCTTGCCGTAA